One Pseudoalteromonas ulvae UL12 genomic window, ATGGTGTCCCGTTTGAGTTCAAAAATGGTATAACCATTACCTTGCAAGATTTACGAGGGGTATTGAATTTACATTACCCGAATTCGCAAAGGTTAAAAGGTTTATTGACCTTCTACGGCTTAAGTAATTATGATGCTGATTTACTAACAAATAAAATTTTGGATTGGCAAGATACCGATCAGCGCAGTCGTTATGGGCTGGCTGAGCAAGCTTATAGAAATGGCGCAGTACAAGATGCCTCTGAATTAATGCATTTAGATATCCCTTCAGAGCTGTTAACTGAGTTATCCAATAATACAACAATTTATAAAAAGGGTGGGTTTAATCCTATGAACTCACCTGAGTTTTTACTTAGGTCGATTTTAGCGCCTGAAGTCGCTGAACATGTGTTAAGATTACGAAAAAATAAACAACTTACACCGCAGTTATTTTCACAATTGACTGGTATTTACGACAGTGAAAAAATTATTTTATACCCCTCTAACATGTTTGTTGCACAAATAAACAGTCAAGTTGGGAATGCGAGAGTAATAAAAAAAGTGACGTGGCAATTAGAACCAACCAAAGGTCAACCCGTTAATGTGGCTGCCGTAGAAAATCAATAGAAGAGTGACATGTTACAACATAAGCTTACAACGTGGTTTAAAAAAAGTATTTGTTATTTTGTCAGTTATTATGCCGACAAAACTTATCATTTCGAACTCAATCAGCAAGGGCAATTTGTTTTAGTTGATGCGGAACCTAAGGCTAAATCAACGTTAATTCAAATTATAGCGCGTAAGCATTACAGTGAATTTAATCAACGTTTTCCTGTAGATAATAAAAAAGAGTTAAACACATTATTAAAGCTGAACGTGTCAAATAATGATAACGTTCAGAGTTATCATTTGGTAACACAAATTGATGCTGGGCAAAGTGAAGTCAATATGTGGCAAATCAGTACAAATGTCCCAAAGGCCTTCATACAGTTACCTGAATCGTTATTATTAAGTTATATTCTTAACGAAGAAAGTAGCGGTTGCATTCAAGAGGTCGAGAGTAAACAACCATATTTTGTTGCCCGCTTACAAAATACCACGTATAGCGCACTTAAAAGCCAGCTAATAAATTCAGCCGCGCGATTTGCTAATACTGTCGGGATCCCACACCAAACAAGTACAGTCATTGCAGAGGGAGCTGATTATATTAAGGCTCTTTTCAGCGGTTTGGCTGCGTTACCTAAAAACAAATTAGTCGCATTTATTAATCCTGCATCTTTACGAGTTCAAGCCAAAGATCTCAAAAGTCCCAGCAAAGTGATTGCCGCAATGTTACTTGGCTACCTCACACTGACAAGTGGTTATTTACAATTTACCCATTACCAGTTATCGACCCAAGCTGAAATGCAAAAAGATAAAGTCAATCAGGTGTTTGATTTACTTGATAGATATGAAAGCGATAAGCTCACTTTTACTCAGCTGGTTGATTTTACCGAAGCAAAAAGTATTTTATCGCCGGTTTTTTATGTATTGCGAGATTTATTTGTTTTAGCGCGATTTGATAATATTCGTTTCGAAAATGAGCGCTTTGTTTTAAGAGGTGATGCTCAGCAAGCGACACAGGTTTTACAAACCGTTGCAAACAACTCACGTGTTAAGGATGCAAAGTTTGATTTTCCAACGCGAAGTCAACGTGGGCGAGAACAGTTTGTGATTAGTTTTGTGCTCCATAGCCAGCAAGATACTCACCAATTAGCCTCATTACAACAAGTGAGTCAGTAATCTATGTCATCATTCAAAGAGCAAATCGAAAATAACCAACTGTTATTAATAATATTAGCAGTGTTATTAATTGCGAAGCTATTGGTTGAACCTATTATTAACTGGCAAAATCAACAGTTAGTAGATAATCAAACATTAGCGAAAAAAGTGCATAAAACGGCTCAGTTACTTAATCAGCAAACTGCACTCCAGAGCGCAGCCGATCAAGTATCAACAGAGCTTGTACAGCTGCAACAGTTTTATTACCCTTACCAAGAACAATCTCAATTTCGTTTAACGCAGCAGCAAGCGATTGAAAAGCTCATTGCACAGTCCCATTTATCGTTAACGAATATTGGTTGGCAACCCGCTTTTGTTTTACCGAATACACCTTTACTACGTCAGCAGTTGACATTAAATGTAAGTGGTAAATCGATAGACTTTGTCGGATTTATACA contains:
- a CDS encoding type II secretion system minor pseudopilin, whose amino-acid sequence is MTIIQSRGIALVQVLIITAVLSVLALYFSQTARLQIYQARSAVEHAQAIINLHDTEAKLLFALLTEDKNPNLEAQQKINHPFMMWNFYGVPFEFKNGITITLQDLRGVLNLHYPNSQRLKGLLTFYGLSNYDADLLTNKILDWQDTDQRSRYGLAEQAYRNGAVQDASELMHLDIPSELLTELSNNTTIYKKGGFNPMNSPEFLLRSILAPEVAEHVLRLRKNKQLTPQLFSQLTGIYDSEKIILYPSNMFVAQINSQVGNARVIKKVTWQLEPTKGQPVNVAAVENQ